A genomic stretch from Pseudomonas sp. MUP55 includes:
- the gcvT gene encoding glycine cleavage system aminomethyltransferase GcvT yields MSTETLLKTPLHALHLELGARMVPFAGYDMPVQYPLGVMKEHLHTREQAGLFDVSHMGQIRLTGANAAKALETLVPVDIIDLPVGMQRYAMFTNDQGGILDDLMVANLGNDELFLVVNAACKEQDLAHLRAHIGEQCSIEPLFEERALLALQGPAAVKVLARLAPEVTKMTFMQFASLRLLGVDCYVSRSGYTGEDGFEISVPAENAESLARSLLAEAEVQAIGLGARDSLRLEAGLCLYGHDMNTDTTPIEASLLWAISKARRADGARAGGFPGADRIFTQQQAGVSRKRVGLLPQERTPVREGAEIVDEHGTVIGSVCSGGFGPTLGGPLAIGYLDSPFVALDTEVAALVRGKKVPLRVSKMPFVPQRYFRG; encoded by the coding sequence ATGTCCACCGAAACCCTGTTGAAAACCCCATTGCACGCCCTGCACCTCGAACTGGGCGCGCGCATGGTGCCCTTCGCCGGCTACGACATGCCGGTGCAGTACCCGCTCGGTGTAATGAAGGAACACTTGCACACCCGTGAACAGGCCGGGTTGTTCGATGTGTCGCACATGGGCCAGATCCGCCTGACCGGCGCCAATGCCGCCAAGGCCCTGGAAACCCTGGTGCCGGTCGACATCATTGACCTGCCGGTGGGCATGCAGCGCTACGCGATGTTCACCAATGACCAGGGCGGCATTCTCGATGACCTGATGGTGGCCAACCTGGGCAACGACGAACTGTTCCTGGTGGTCAATGCCGCCTGCAAGGAGCAGGACCTGGCCCATCTGCGCGCGCACATCGGCGAGCAGTGCAGCATCGAGCCGCTGTTCGAAGAACGCGCGCTGCTGGCCCTGCAAGGCCCGGCAGCGGTGAAGGTGTTGGCGCGCCTGGCACCTGAAGTCACCAAGATGACCTTCATGCAGTTCGCCTCCCTGCGTCTGCTGGGTGTGGACTGCTACGTCAGCCGCTCCGGCTACACCGGTGAGGACGGTTTCGAAATCTCCGTACCGGCTGAAAATGCCGAAAGCCTGGCCCGCAGCCTGCTGGCCGAGGCCGAAGTGCAGGCAATCGGCCTGGGCGCGCGCGACTCCCTGCGCCTGGAAGCCGGCCTGTGCCTGTACGGCCATGACATGAACACCGACACCACGCCGATTGAAGCCAGCCTGTTGTGGGCGATTTCCAAGGCCCGCCGTGCCGATGGCGCGCGAGCCGGCGGTTTCCCGGGCGCCGACCGGATCTTCACCCAACAGCAAGCCGGCGTGAGCCGCAAGCGCGTTGGCCTGCTGCCGCAGGAACGCACCCCAGTGCGCGAAGGCGCGGAAATTGTCGATGAGCACGGTACGGTCATCGGCAGCGTGTGCAGCGGCGGCTTTGGCCCAACCCTGGGCGGGCCTCTGGCGATAGGCTACCTGGACAGCCCATTTGTCGCACTGGATACCGAAGTTGCTGCGCTGGTGCGTGGGAAAAAAGTGCCATTACGTGTAAGTAAAATGCCATTCGTCCCACAACGTTACTTCCGAGGCTGA
- a CDS encoding L-serine ammonia-lyase: MSLSVFDLFKIGIGPSSSHTVGPMRAAARFVEGLKRDDLLSTTHSIKVELYGSLGATGKGHGSDKAVLLGLEGEHPDTVNTETVAARLAQMRSDGRLNLLGEHSIAFNEKEHLAMIRKPLAYHPNGMIFRAFDAAGIQVRSREYYSVGGGFVVDEDAAGADRIVEDATPLTFPFKHAKDLLGHCATYGLSISQVMLTNESAWRPEAETRAGLLKIWQVMQDCVDAGCRNEGILPGGLKVKRRAAALHRQLCKNPESALRDPLSVLDWVNLYALAVNEENANGGRVVTAPTNGAAGIIPAVLHYYMRFIPGANEDGVVRFLLTAAAIGILYKENASISGAEVGCQGEVGVACSMAAGALCEVLGGSVSQVENAAEIGMEHNLGLTCDPIGGLVQVPCIERNAMGSVKAINAVRMALRGDGQHFVSLDKVIRTMRQTGADMKSKYKETARGGLAVNIIEC, translated from the coding sequence ATGTCCCTTAGCGTGTTCGACCTGTTCAAAATCGGCATCGGCCCCTCCAGTTCCCACACCGTCGGCCCGATGCGCGCCGCCGCTCGCTTCGTCGAGGGGCTCAAGCGTGACGACCTGCTGAGCACCACCCACAGCATCAAGGTGGAACTCTACGGCTCGCTGGGCGCCACCGGCAAAGGCCACGGCAGCGACAAAGCCGTGTTGCTGGGCCTGGAAGGCGAACACCCGGACACCGTGAATACCGAAACCGTGGCCGCGCGCCTTGCGCAGATGCGCAGTGACGGTCGCCTCAACCTGCTCGGCGAACACAGCATTGCGTTCAACGAGAAAGAACACCTGGCGATGATTCGCAAACCCCTCGCCTACCATCCCAACGGCATGATCTTTCGCGCCTTCGATGCCGCCGGTATCCAGGTGCGCAGCCGCGAGTATTACTCGGTGGGCGGTGGTTTCGTGGTGGATGAAGACGCGGCCGGCGCCGACCGGATTGTCGAGGATGCCACCCCACTGACCTTTCCGTTCAAGCACGCCAAGGACTTGCTCGGCCATTGCGCCACTTACGGGCTGTCCATCAGCCAGGTGATGCTGACCAATGAAAGCGCCTGGCGCCCGGAAGCGGAAACCCGCGCCGGCCTGCTGAAGATCTGGCAGGTCATGCAGGACTGCGTGGACGCTGGCTGTCGCAATGAGGGCATCCTGCCCGGCGGCCTGAAGGTCAAGCGCCGCGCCGCCGCGCTGCATCGGCAACTGTGCAAAAACCCCGAGTCAGCCTTGCGCGACCCGTTGTCGGTGCTCGACTGGGTCAACCTCTATGCGCTGGCGGTCAACGAAGAAAACGCCAACGGCGGGCGCGTGGTCACCGCGCCCACCAACGGTGCGGCCGGGATCATTCCCGCCGTGCTGCATTACTACATGCGTTTTATCCCCGGCGCGAACGAAGACGGCGTGGTGCGCTTTCTGCTCACCGCCGCCGCCATCGGCATTCTGTACAAGGAAAACGCGTCGATTTCCGGCGCTGAAGTCGGGTGCCAGGGCGAGGTCGGCGTGGCCTGTTCCATGGCCGCCGGGGCACTTTGCGAGGTGCTGGGCGGCAGCGTGTCACAAGTGGAAAACGCTGCCGAGATCGGCATGGAGCACAACCTCGGCCTGACCTGCGACCCGATTGGCGGGCTGGTGCAGGTGCCCTGCATCGAGCGCAATGCGATGGGCTCGGTCAAGGCGATCAACGCCGTGCGCATGGCCTTGCGCGGCGATGGGCAGCACTTTGTGTCCCTCGACAAAGTGATCCGCACCATGCGCCAGACCGGCGCCGACATGAAGAGCAAATACAAGGAAACCGCCCGTGGCGGTTTGGCCGTCAACATTATCGAGTGCTGA
- a CDS encoding DUF4437 domain-containing protein — protein sequence MNVEVIEADQAQWVEVTSERGITLTVFKDTLDPVNKTGIRTRLVRFHPGGGTREIYTHDYHEEVYLIEGDQTELASKERPEKTYRDGGYFFRAAHTEHGPFNSKDGCLLFEVHYY from the coding sequence ATGAACGTAGAAGTCATCGAAGCTGACCAGGCCCAATGGGTCGAGGTGACATCCGAGCGCGGTATCACCCTGACGGTATTCAAGGACACCTTGGACCCTGTCAATAAGACCGGGATTCGCACGCGACTGGTGCGCTTCCATCCGGGCGGCGGCACCCGTGAAATCTATACACATGACTATCACGAAGAAGTGTATTTGATTGAAGGCGACCAGACAGAGTTAGCCAGTAAAGAGCGTCCCGAGAAAACCTACCGTGATGGCGGTTACTTCTTCAGGGCGGCGCACACCGAGCACGGACCGTTCAATTCGAAAGACGGTTGCCTGTTGTTTGAAGTGCACTATTACTGA
- a CDS encoding amino acid adenylation domain-containing protein, with protein MRHLDIVLCGRSHALACLTQELEQMGHTTHLLPTDNANELRRLAAPDLVIDDASTTRFPDYPTCHRLSLRMRSDDAGDVFAPLHLECLWRAGEGDWMTLGRREVGADASGNGADRAQEAIAQMVELASVHIGRYSRSADYLEAPREPAKSADRLLSLIALDRLAWQHRHNATANIGVLQEARQPFVQRLADSLLANAERSALKVDGHGMSYAQLHAYSVAIQERLQPLLQAQAGGLTVVGISLPKGTALYAAILAVIGCGAVYLPLDPNHPAERRGAILKHANASLLIQDTEASNPLPGLTTLDIGHLDFFHHGAKGYSRVALAPDQSLLRVPLAGAAPCVAIYTSGTTGQPKGVLLTVDNLSHFCAWYARYVELDRDSRALQFSTINFDASLLDIFPTLIQGAELIVPTEDQRRDPVALAELIEQEQVTHAFLPPALLSILPLESLYGMRHLVTGGDVCEPHVIEQLVGHCQLHNIYGPTETTVLATCRTFQPGDNNRNLGVPIANTAIYLLDEDGLPVGQSGSGEIHIAGPGVGLGYLDAVQMTAERYRLHELPDGQLLRLYRTGDLARWTQDGIQIIGRLDNQVKIRGFRVEPEEIEHLLQSSQLFRQLAVVIDQQRRILAFFSQPQGGDGHAASEQLQAYAVMHLPDYMRPSAYCLLERLPATANGKVDRSALKNLPVNYKTQGPRQAPQNPTQETLLGLWSTLLDMPGADISVDDSFFNLGGHSILLSQMLMGIRETFGKGVSINRFIEQPTLINLANLIDQDVEATATVSPQALRDAMLRPELDVLPISRLGNLHKVIVTGSNGFLGVHIVEALLELGSTEVACLVRESAGMSAQQRFEHALIQNRLEHLDLSRVKVLAADISQPRLGLSQADYEWLDREYGVLIYNAANVNHVLDYESLVKDNVTPVLECLQLCEGRSKKVFNFISTLSASSTVDEQGRVLEEPPAFTPPIYIRNGYNLSKWVAERILWNASESGVWVNLYRPGNIAFNTRTGVCQPHQNRLMLMLKGSLQLKEVPELALNFDLMPVDFLARFIAFHASRHNRAKAVFNLHNPLPLSWTHYLEAFRAAGHDFQMVPVTQWQQRLSAIDSDNALFGVVGFYLNGFEEDIGDISMIEYRNALSGIRSMGEDYPAKNSALLQKGCDYLKQIDFI; from the coding sequence ATGAGACATCTTGATATCGTTCTGTGCGGGCGCAGCCATGCGCTCGCCTGCCTGACGCAAGAGCTGGAGCAGATGGGGCACACGACGCATCTGTTGCCCACTGATAACGCCAACGAGCTGCGCCGGTTGGCGGCGCCGGACCTGGTGATCGATGACGCCAGCACGACACGGTTCCCTGACTATCCGACATGTCACCGTCTGTCTTTGCGGATGCGGTCCGACGATGCCGGCGATGTGTTCGCGCCCTTGCACCTTGAGTGCCTATGGCGTGCGGGGGAGGGTGATTGGATGACGCTGGGGCGCCGTGAAGTCGGCGCCGACGCGTCCGGCAACGGGGCCGACCGGGCGCAGGAAGCCATCGCGCAAATGGTCGAGTTGGCCAGTGTGCACATTGGCCGCTACTCGCGCAGCGCCGACTATCTTGAGGCGCCGCGTGAGCCGGCGAAATCTGCCGACAGACTGTTGAGCCTGATCGCGCTGGATCGGCTCGCCTGGCAGCATCGTCACAATGCCACTGCCAACATCGGGGTGCTGCAGGAAGCCCGGCAACCCTTCGTACAGCGCCTGGCCGACAGCCTGCTGGCCAATGCCGAGCGCAGTGCCTTGAAAGTCGACGGGCACGGCATGTCCTACGCCCAACTGCACGCCTACAGCGTGGCGATTCAGGAACGCCTGCAGCCTTTGCTGCAAGCGCAGGCCGGGGGGCTGACCGTGGTGGGCATCTCGTTGCCCAAGGGCACGGCGCTGTATGCCGCGATCCTGGCGGTGATCGGCTGCGGCGCCGTGTACCTGCCCCTGGACCCGAACCATCCGGCGGAGCGTCGTGGCGCGATCCTCAAACATGCCAACGCCAGCTTGCTGATCCAGGACACCGAAGCCAGCAACCCGCTCCCGGGCCTGACGACCCTGGACATCGGCCACCTGGATTTCTTCCACCACGGCGCCAAAGGTTACAGCCGCGTGGCCCTCGCGCCAGATCAAAGCCTGCTGCGCGTGCCGCTGGCAGGGGCGGCACCCTGTGTAGCGATCTACACCTCGGGCACCACGGGTCAACCCAAGGGCGTATTGCTGACGGTCGACAACCTGAGTCACTTCTGCGCGTGGTATGCCCGCTATGTGGAGCTGGACCGTGACAGCCGGGCCTTGCAGTTTTCCACCATCAACTTCGATGCCTCGCTGCTCGACATCTTCCCGACGCTGATCCAGGGCGCCGAGTTGATCGTACCCACCGAGGACCAGCGCCGCGACCCGGTGGCGCTGGCCGAGCTGATTGAGCAGGAGCAAGTGACTCACGCCTTCCTGCCACCGGCCTTGCTCAGCATTCTCCCGCTCGAATCGCTGTACGGCATGCGCCATCTGGTGACGGGCGGAGATGTGTGCGAGCCCCATGTCATCGAGCAACTGGTGGGCCACTGCCAACTGCATAACATTTATGGGCCCACGGAAACGACCGTACTTGCCACATGCCGCACCTTCCAGCCCGGCGACAATAATCGCAACCTCGGCGTGCCGATTGCCAATACCGCGATCTACCTGCTCGACGAAGATGGCCTGCCGGTAGGGCAAAGTGGCAGTGGTGAGATCCACATCGCCGGGCCGGGGGTGGGCCTGGGTTATCTGGACGCCGTGCAGATGACGGCCGAACGGTACCGCCTGCACGAATTGCCCGATGGCCAGCTGTTGCGTTTGTACCGCACCGGGGATCTGGCGCGCTGGACCCAAGACGGCATCCAGATCATCGGGCGCCTGGATAACCAGGTAAAGATCCGTGGTTTTCGTGTCGAGCCGGAGGAAATCGAACACTTGCTGCAATCGAGCCAGTTGTTTCGTCAGTTGGCGGTCGTGATCGATCAGCAGCGGCGCATCCTGGCGTTTTTCTCCCAGCCCCAAGGCGGTGACGGGCACGCGGCCAGCGAACAGCTGCAGGCCTACGCAGTCATGCATTTGCCCGATTACATGCGCCCCAGCGCTTACTGCCTGCTGGAACGCCTGCCGGCCACGGCCAACGGTAAAGTCGACCGCTCGGCCCTGAAGAATCTACCCGTCAATTACAAAACCCAGGGGCCACGTCAGGCACCGCAGAACCCTACCCAGGAAACCCTGCTCGGGCTGTGGTCGACACTGCTCGACATGCCCGGCGCCGACATCTCCGTGGATGACAGTTTCTTCAACCTCGGCGGCCACTCGATCCTGCTGTCGCAAATGCTGATGGGCATTCGCGAGACGTTCGGCAAGGGCGTGTCGATCAACCGTTTTATTGAACAACCTACCCTGATCAATCTTGCCAATCTGATCGACCAGGACGTCGAGGCCACCGCCACGGTCAGCCCCCAGGCATTGCGTGACGCGATGCTCAGGCCTGAGCTGGACGTGTTGCCGATCAGCCGACTGGGCAATCTGCACAAGGTTATCGTCACCGGTTCCAACGGGTTTCTGGGTGTGCATATCGTTGAGGCGCTGCTGGAGCTGGGCAGCACTGAAGTGGCGTGCCTGGTGCGCGAATCGGCGGGGATGAGTGCCCAGCAGCGTTTCGAACACGCGTTGATTCAGAACCGTCTCGAACACCTGGACCTCAGTCGGGTAAAGGTGTTGGCGGCAGATATCAGCCAGCCTCGGCTGGGGCTGTCGCAAGCGGATTACGAATGGCTGGACCGTGAATACGGCGTGTTGATCTACAACGCGGCCAACGTCAACCACGTGCTCGACTACGAGTCGCTGGTCAAGGACAACGTCACGCCCGTACTGGAATGCCTGCAGTTGTGTGAAGGGCGCAGCAAGAAGGTGTTCAATTTCATTTCCACCTTGTCCGCCTCCAGCACGGTGGATGAGCAGGGGCGCGTGTTGGAAGAACCCCCGGCGTTCACGCCGCCGATCTACATCCGCAATGGCTACAACCTGTCCAAATGGGTGGCCGAGCGCATCTTGTGGAACGCCAGTGAGTCGGGGGTGTGGGTCAACCTTTATCGTCCGGGCAACATTGCCTTCAATACGCGTACCGGTGTGTGCCAACCCCATCAGAACCGGTTGATGCTGATGCTCAAAGGCTCATTGCAGCTTAAGGAAGTGCCTGAGCTGGCGCTGAACTTCGACCTGATGCCGGTGGACTTCCTCGCTCGGTTCATTGCCTTCCACGCCAGCCGGCATAACCGCGCCAAGGCGGTCTTCAACCTGCACAACCCGCTGCCCCTGAGCTGGACGCATTACCTGGAGGCGTTTCGCGCCGCTGGTCACGATTTCCAGATGGTCCCGGTGACACAATGGCAGCAGCGCTTGTCGGCGATCGACAGTGACAACGCGTTGTTCGGTGTCGTTGGCTTTTACCTCAATGGGTTTGAGGAAGACATCGGCGATATCTCGATGATCGAGTACCGCAATGCGCTCTCAGGCATCCGTAGCATGGGTGAAGACTACCCGGCCAAGAACAGTGCGCTGCTGCAAAAAGGCTGCGACTACCTCAAGCAAATCGATTTCATCTGA
- a CDS encoding RDD family protein — protein sequence MSKPLLSPQGEFPAVGLGRRLAAMFYDFLLCTALLIVTAFIYKLIWIAFVGEAKMRTLTESGALDGDPLLSTLLLFVLFGFFAKFWTHSGQTLGMQVWGVRVQNADGSRISLWQALLRFVVSIASWLCVGLGFIWSLFDKQKRSWHDIYSDTQLVRIPKQKK from the coding sequence ATGTCCAAGCCCCTGCTGAGCCCCCAGGGCGAGTTTCCCGCCGTTGGCCTGGGTCGTCGCCTGGCAGCGATGTTCTATGACTTCCTTTTATGCACCGCGCTGCTGATCGTCACCGCATTTATCTATAAGTTGATCTGGATCGCCTTCGTGGGTGAGGCGAAGATGCGCACGCTCACCGAATCCGGCGCGCTGGACGGTGACCCGCTGCTGTCGACCCTCCTGCTGTTCGTGCTGTTCGGCTTCTTCGCCAAGTTCTGGACCCATTCCGGGCAGACCCTGGGTATGCAGGTGTGGGGCGTGCGCGTGCAAAACGCCGACGGCTCGCGCATCAGCCTGTGGCAGGCGCTGTTGCGCTTTGTGGTGTCGATCGCGTCGTGGCTGTGCGTGGGGCTGGGGTTTATCTGGTCGCTGTTCGACAAGCAAAAGCGCAGCTGGCATGACATCTATTCGGACACGCAGTTGGTGCGGATCCCAAAGCAGAAGAAATAA
- a CDS encoding diiron oxygenase yields MRAEEYQSFSESWEERATIRTRPRRRLEDDGKLIFPISRQPLVMGATFIRECAHLQHFVLVQSLYKFINDVVIFETEIVDKTARSIAKDNFAIRFPFACRYDAMTVVVDEDYHALVAMDYMQQTIELTGIEPIDLPAEIELSRSIPKALAMAPEHLKAAVELICVAIAENTLTNDVAAFARDDSVKASVKGLMADHLADEGRHSGFWANLTRIYWRTASEEDKRSLAAIMPVFLGEYLTNEIQQGFDFALIEQLPVSASVKAALREEVEGMSFPITPTHPLVGNIVRFFKHSAMLDAPCMQEALADYLR; encoded by the coding sequence ATGAGAGCTGAAGAATATCAGTCATTTTCCGAGTCTTGGGAGGAGCGGGCGACGATTCGTACGCGGCCGAGGCGTCGTTTGGAAGATGATGGAAAGTTAATATTCCCAATCAGTCGCCAACCGCTGGTGATGGGTGCAACGTTTATTCGCGAGTGTGCTCACTTGCAGCACTTCGTGCTCGTTCAGAGTTTGTACAAGTTCATTAACGACGTGGTGATTTTCGAAACGGAAATCGTCGATAAAACGGCCCGAAGTATCGCGAAGGACAACTTCGCCATCCGCTTCCCGTTTGCCTGTCGGTATGACGCGATGACCGTGGTGGTTGACGAGGACTACCACGCGCTAGTGGCGATGGATTACATGCAACAGACCATCGAACTGACCGGGATCGAGCCCATTGACTTGCCCGCGGAAATCGAACTCAGCCGTTCGATTCCCAAGGCACTGGCGATGGCGCCCGAGCACCTTAAAGCGGCTGTCGAGCTGATCTGCGTTGCGATTGCCGAAAACACCCTGACCAACGATGTTGCGGCGTTTGCCCGGGACGACTCGGTGAAAGCGTCGGTCAAGGGGTTGATGGCAGACCACTTGGCGGACGAGGGGCGGCACTCCGGCTTCTGGGCCAACTTGACGCGCATTTATTGGCGCACCGCGAGCGAGGAAGACAAGCGCTCGCTGGCCGCGATCATGCCGGTGTTCCTCGGCGAGTACCTGACCAACGAGATCCAGCAGGGGTTCGATTTTGCCTTGATCGAGCAGTTGCCGGTGAGCGCCTCCGTCAAGGCCGCGTTGCGTGAGGAAGTCGAGGGCATGAGTTTTCCGATCACGCCGACGCATCCGCTGGTGGGCAACATCGTTCGATTCTTCAAACACAGCGCCATGCTCGACGCTCCCTGCATGCAGGAAGCGCTCGCCGATTATCTGCGCTAG
- a CDS encoding cold-shock protein — MADRQSGTVKWFNDEKGFGFITPESGPDLFVHFRAIQGNGFKSLKEGQKVTFVAVQGQKGMQADEVQAEG; from the coding sequence ATGGCTGATCGTCAGAGCGGTACCGTCAAATGGTTCAACGACGAGAAAGGGTTTGGTTTTATCACGCCAGAAAGCGGTCCGGATCTGTTCGTGCATTTCCGCGCTATTCAGGGCAACGGCTTCAAGAGCCTCAAAGAAGGCCAGAAAGTGACTTTCGTTGCTGTGCAAGGCCAGAAAGGCATGCAGGCTGACGAAGTACAAGCAGAAGGCTGA
- a CDS encoding SRPBCC family protein, with protein MQHFEPDTLVRNPVGNPVVASVTVNGDARSVWNVVGDFSGFAKFIPALSHIEMTGEGVRSVRKKLFKDGNVVIEQLNSHDNEGMTMTWSLIYTSLNIGNLWAVMEVVPQGADQSLATWTIIGQPYTGGPEDVPAFEAFLQGFAEDAMSNVQKLFA; from the coding sequence ATGCAACATTTTGAACCCGATACCCTGGTACGCAACCCGGTGGGCAACCCTGTGGTTGCCAGCGTCACCGTCAATGGCGATGCGCGCAGCGTGTGGAATGTCGTCGGTGACTTTTCCGGTTTCGCGAAGTTTATTCCGGCGTTGTCGCACATTGAGATGACAGGGGAGGGCGTTCGCTCGGTGCGCAAGAAGCTGTTCAAGGACGGCAATGTGGTGATCGAGCAACTCAACAGCCATGACAACGAAGGCATGACCATGACCTGGTCGCTGATTTACACCTCGCTGAATATCGGCAACCTGTGGGCCGTCATGGAAGTGGTGCCGCAGGGCGCCGACCAAAGCCTGGCGACCTGGACCATCATTGGCCAGCCTTACACCGGCGGCCCGGAAGACGTGCCGGCGTTCGAGGCATTCCTGCAAGGGTTCGCCGAGGATGCGATGAGCAACGTGCAGAAGCTGTTCGCCTGA
- the nadA gene encoding quinolinate synthase NadA codes for MTHISERLLVQAHLDAKQPKALSADEEASLRAAIAAELKAQDAVLVAHFYCDPVIQALAEETGGCVSDSLEMARFGAAHPAKTVLVAGVRFMGETAKILTPEKRILMPTLEATCSLDLGCPVDEFSAFCDQHPERTVVVYANTSAAVKARADWVVTSSCALEIVESLMDNGETIIWGPDKHLGTYIQRQTGADMLLWDGACIVHEEFKSKQLEDMKALYPDAAILVHPESPTSVIELADAVGSTSQLIAAAQRLPNKTFIVATDRGIFYKMQQLCPDKVFIEAPTAGNGAACRSCAHCPWMAMNTLERTLQCLREGSNEIFVEPSVIPHAVRPLKRMLDFTQAARLKLAGNA; via the coding sequence ATGACGCATATCTCCGAACGCCTACTGGTTCAAGCCCACCTCGACGCCAAGCAGCCCAAGGCCCTGAGCGCCGATGAGGAAGCGAGCTTGCGCGCTGCCATCGCCGCCGAGCTCAAAGCGCAGGACGCGGTGCTGGTCGCCCACTTCTACTGCGATCCGGTGATTCAGGCCCTGGCCGAAGAAACCGGCGGCTGCGTTTCCGACTCCCTGGAAATGGCGCGCTTCGGCGCCGCTCACCCGGCCAAGACCGTGCTGGTGGCGGGGGTGCGGTTCATGGGCGAAACCGCAAAAATCCTCACCCCTGAAAAACGCATCCTGATGCCGACCCTGGAAGCCACCTGTTCCCTGGACTTGGGCTGCCCGGTGGATGAGTTTTCCGCGTTCTGTGACCAGCATCCCGAGCGTACCGTGGTGGTCTACGCCAACACCTCGGCGGCGGTCAAAGCCCGTGCCGATTGGGTGGTAACCTCCAGTTGCGCACTGGAGATCGTCGAAAGCCTGATGGATAACGGCGAGACGATTATCTGGGGCCCCGACAAGCACCTGGGCACTTACATCCAGCGTCAGACCGGTGCCGACATGCTGCTGTGGGACGGTGCGTGCATCGTCCACGAAGAGTTCAAATCCAAGCAGTTGGAAGACATGAAGGCGCTGTACCCGGACGCTGCGATCCTGGTGCACCCGGAATCGCCGACCTCGGTGATCGAACTGGCGGACGCCGTAGGCTCCACCAGTCAGCTGATTGCTGCGGCGCAGCGCCTGCCGAACAAGACCTTCATCGTCGCCACCGACCGCGGCATCTTCTACAAGATGCAGCAGCTGTGCCCGGATAAGGTCTTTATCGAAGCGCCGACCGCAGGCAACGGCGCCGCGTGCCGCAGTTGCGCGCACTGCCCGTGGATGGCGATGAATACCCTGGAGCGCACGCTGCAATGCTTGCGCGAGGGCAGTAACGAGATATTTGTGGAGCCGTCTGTGATCCCCCATGCGGTACGCCCGCTCAAGCGCATGTTGGACTTCACCCAGGCTGCGCGTCTCAAACTCGCCGGCAACGCCTGA
- a CDS encoding DUF3050 domain-containing protein translates to MEDKKSLLNAKKTELGNHRIFAEINSLPVLRAFMETHVFAVWDFMSLAKRLQQDLTCTRLPWLPPLDPAAAHLINEIILGEESDQNLQGGHYSHFELYLHAMREVGASTDKIEFFVELMREGVDLQTALSRCDAGLAASAFVTDTIETAINASTHSVAAAFLHGRESVIPEMFQRILDDWDITADDAPTFRYYLQRHIEVDSEDHGPAAESLLARLVNGDAQRQEEVYESAIAAVQSRLALWDNLRVAMRENVSECVA, encoded by the coding sequence ATGGAAGATAAAAAGTCGCTATTGAATGCAAAGAAAACGGAACTGGGCAATCATCGGATATTTGCTGAAATCAATTCATTGCCCGTCTTGCGCGCCTTTATGGAAACCCATGTCTTTGCCGTGTGGGATTTCATGTCCCTGGCCAAGCGCCTGCAGCAGGACCTGACCTGTACTCGTCTGCCATGGCTGCCTCCACTGGACCCGGCGGCCGCTCACCTGATCAACGAAATCATCCTCGGCGAAGAGTCTGACCAAAACCTGCAGGGTGGTCACTACAGCCACTTCGAACTCTATCTGCACGCCATGCGTGAAGTGGGCGCCAGCACCGACAAGATCGAATTCTTCGTCGAACTGATGCGTGAAGGGGTCGATCTGCAGACCGCCTTGAGCCGTTGCGACGCAGGCCTGGCGGCTTCCGCCTTTGTGACCGATACCATCGAAACCGCAATCAACGCGTCGACGCACAGTGTCGCCGCCGCGTTTCTGCATGGGCGTGAGAGCGTCATTCCAGAGATGTTCCAACGCATTCTCGATGACTGGGACATCACTGCCGACGACGCACCAACGTTCCGCTACTACCTGCAGCGCCATATTGAAGTCGACTCCGAAGATCACGGCCCGGCCGCCGAAAGCCTGCTCGCGCGGCTGGTCAACGGTGATGCCCAGCGCCAGGAAGAAGTCTATGAGTCGGCCATCGCTGCAGTGCAAAGTCGCCTGGCGCTGTGGGACAACTTGCGCGTGGCCATGCGCGAAAATGTCAGTGAGTGCGTGGCATGA